In the Thermodesulfovibrio yellowstonii DSM 11347 genome, one interval contains:
- a CDS encoding ribonucleoside triphosphate reductase: MFKNIIKRDGRIVPFDPEKITVAISKAGKATGEFDYDTAKRLTIKVLLLAEELIRDRDPHVEEIQDIVEEILLSSPYRKTAKAYIIYRDQHARMREIARQGGLELIDNYLSKVDWRISENSNMSFSLQGLNNYISSEISKSYWLHKIYPPEVREAHINGDMHIHDLNTLSAYCVGWDLMDLLIRGFGGVPGKVESRPAKHLRPALGQIVNFLYTTQGECYSSDTQVLTYSGWKYFFELTEHDFIFTMNTETKKIELQKPVKFYEFDYNGAMYHFKSKKLDLLVTPNHRMLVQQYSPTSKENGKLKFIEAEKFNPNTHFIPKHALWEGRIEEYFILPEIKIYQYINFKKVNSKSESPDILEEEARIYSSQPIEKYEIKVLPPKKIPMNLWLKFFGFWLAEGCTYLRKRQRKGREVPYYEYLVRISQKKSEIAEEFEKVLSQIPFSYNKKFKADLIEFYINDKQLFSYLRKFGKSCDKFIPSEIKNLSKEQLEIIFDWLMKGDGWSGDGNIEYSTKSKRLADDIQEIVLKLGMSANIYERKKGNFKWYDVGVSLAKNFRLNSVNKQVTNYAGKVYCVEVPNHTLYVRRNGKACWCGNSAGAQAFSNVDTLLAPFIAYDGLNYKQVKQALQEWVFNLNVPTRVGFQCLSEDTEILTLDGWKRYNEVEIGDSIYTFNINNGEIETKLVTYVFRKEYSGIMYNLKNRSQSQLISPNHRVVRKVFNTEKYRLDRIEDLLSYSSPLIIPVAGENKNPDYPISDEELKIFSWILSEGSIEREGSHRVSIYQSKETHPENYEEIIQLLEDLNFEYSVKEQHSLGKCKHIRLKPKSSKAIHELIGAKVKKFPEYLYRLSKRQARLFLETYLKGDGWTEKFRKRITVTEEEAKDFITAIAVLAGYNFNVRKRKMGGISKKLQYIITLTETKADHIMKIEKIEYRGIIWSVNTENETVIARRNGQVFITGNTPFSNITLDLKVPEHFVSQAVIIGGKTQDATYGEFQREMDMFNQALFEVLSEGDAKGRVFTFPIPTINITKDFDWNSPVVDLIMQATAKYGIPYFANYVNSDLKPEDARSMCCRLRLETKALKHRGGGLFGSNPLTGSIGVVTIDLPRIGYLSNSEEEFYQRLLRLMEIAKTSLEIKRKVLERFTDSGLYPYSKHYLSSIKERAGAYWCNHFSTIGIIGMNEAIANARWLNSKGIWTEEGKAFALKVMDFMREKLLEYQKETGNLYNLEATPAEGTSYRLARIDKQKYPDIITQGSEHPYYTNSTWLPVGFTESIHYILDNQDELQSKYTGGTVQHIFLGEKPEPQKLKRFIRQVFEKYTLPYISITPTFSVCSECGYIEGEHSTCPKCGRECEIYSRVVGYLRPVSNWNEGKKEEFKDRKYMKEL, encoded by the coding sequence ATGTTTAAAAATATAATAAAGCGCGACGGCCGCATTGTCCCCTTTGACCCTGAAAAAATTACTGTAGCCATTTCAAAGGCGGGAAAAGCAACGGGCGAGTTTGATTACGATACAGCAAAAAGGCTTACGATAAAAGTCCTATTGCTTGCGGAGGAATTAATCAGAGACCGAGACCCACATGTAGAGGAAATACAAGACATAGTTGAGGAGATACTTTTAAGCAGTCCCTACAGGAAAACAGCTAAGGCATACATCATATACCGCGACCAGCATGCGAGAATGCGTGAGATTGCCCGTCAGGGTGGACTTGAGCTCATAGACAACTATCTTAGCAAGGTTGACTGGCGAATTAGTGAAAACTCAAATATGAGTTTCAGTCTTCAGGGGCTTAACAATTATATCTCCTCTGAGATAAGCAAAAGCTACTGGCTACACAAAATATATCCTCCAGAGGTGAGAGAAGCCCATATAAATGGCGATATGCATATTCACGACCTGAACACCCTTTCTGCCTATTGTGTTGGATGGGATTTGATGGACTTGCTTATCCGGGGCTTTGGTGGAGTTCCTGGTAAAGTTGAATCTCGGCCTGCTAAACATCTTCGGCCTGCACTGGGTCAGATTGTCAATTTCTTGTATACAACCCAGGGAGAGTGTTATTCCTCAGATACACAGGTTCTTACATATTCAGGTTGGAAGTATTTTTTTGAGCTCACAGAGCATGATTTCATCTTTACTATGAATACTGAGACAAAAAAAATTGAACTTCAAAAACCAGTAAAGTTTTACGAATTTGATTATAACGGTGCGATGTATCACTTTAAGTCCAAGAAGCTTGACTTGCTTGTAACGCCAAATCACAGGATGTTGGTGCAACAGTATAGTCCAACATCCAAAGAAAATGGAAAGCTAAAGTTCATTGAAGCAGAAAAATTCAATCCAAATACTCACTTTATACCAAAGCACGCATTATGGGAAGGCAGGATAGAGGAATACTTTATTCTGCCTGAGATCAAAATTTACCAATACATAAATTTTAAAAAAGTAAACAGTAAAAGTGAAAGTCCAGATATCCTTGAGGAAGAGGCAAGAATCTACAGCTCTCAACCAATTGAAAAATATGAGATCAAAGTGTTACCTCCAAAGAAGATTCCCATGAATCTATGGCTTAAATTCTTTGGATTCTGGTTAGCCGAAGGATGCACTTATTTGAGAAAGAGACAGAGAAAAGGAAGAGAAGTTCCCTACTATGAATACTTAGTAAGAATATCTCAGAAAAAAAGCGAAATTGCTGAAGAATTTGAAAAGGTGCTCAGTCAAATTCCCTTCAGCTACAACAAGAAGTTTAAAGCTGACTTAATAGAGTTTTACATTAATGACAAGCAATTGTTTTCATACCTAAGGAAATTTGGAAAAAGCTGCGACAAATTCATTCCTTCTGAAATTAAAAACCTAAGTAAGGAACAACTTGAGATTATCTTTGACTGGCTAATGAAAGGTGATGGCTGGAGTGGGGATGGAAACATAGAGTATTCAACAAAAAGTAAAAGATTAGCTGATGACATACAGGAGATAGTGCTTAAACTTGGAATGTCAGCTAACATTTATGAGAGAAAAAAGGGAAATTTCAAGTGGTATGATGTAGGAGTATCTTTAGCAAAAAACTTTAGACTCAATAGTGTCAATAAGCAAGTCACAAATTATGCAGGAAAAGTTTACTGTGTAGAAGTTCCAAATCATACTCTTTATGTAAGAAGAAATGGTAAAGCCTGTTGGTGTGGAAATTCAGCAGGAGCGCAAGCTTTCAGCAATGTGGACACCCTTCTTGCACCCTTCATTGCCTATGACGGATTGAATTATAAGCAAGTAAAACAGGCACTTCAGGAATGGGTCTTCAACCTCAATGTGCCTACTCGCGTTGGTTTTCAATGTCTTTCTGAAGACACCGAAATTTTAACCTTAGATGGATGGAAAAGATATAACGAAGTTGAAATTGGAGACTCAATTTATACATTCAACATAAACAATGGCGAGATTGAGACAAAATTGGTTACCTATGTTTTCAGAAAGGAATACTCTGGAATTATGTATAATCTGAAAAACAGAAGCCAGAGTCAACTAATCTCGCCAAATCATAGAGTTGTAAGAAAGGTTTTTAATACAGAAAAATACAGGCTGGATAGGATTGAAGATTTACTAAGCTACAGTTCACCATTAATTATTCCAGTAGCAGGAGAAAACAAAAATCCCGATTATCCCATCTCAGATGAGGAGCTTAAAATTTTCTCATGGATACTTTCAGAGGGAAGCATTGAGAGGGAAGGAAGTCACAGAGTTAGCATATATCAGTCTAAGGAAACTCATCCCGAGAACTATGAAGAGATTATTCAGCTTTTGGAAGATTTGAATTTTGAATATAGTGTTAAAGAGCAACACTCTCTTGGTAAGTGCAAGCATATAAGGCTAAAGCCAAAGTCAAGTAAAGCAATACATGAACTCATAGGCGCTAAGGTTAAAAAGTTTCCCGAATATCTTTATAGGTTAAGTAAGAGGCAAGCGAGACTATTTCTTGAAACATACTTAAAAGGTGATGGCTGGACCGAAAAGTTCAGAAAAAGAATAACCGTTACAGAAGAAGAAGCAAAGGATTTCATTACTGCGATTGCGGTATTGGCAGGATATAACTTTAATGTGAGAAAGAGAAAAATGGGAGGAATTTCCAAAAAGCTTCAGTATATTATTACCCTTACAGAGACAAAAGCTGACCATATAATGAAAATTGAAAAGATTGAATACAGAGGTATTATCTGGAGCGTTAATACAGAAAACGAGACTGTTATTGCAAGAAGAAATGGACAGGTTTTTATAACTGGAAACACCCCTTTCTCCAATATCACCCTTGACCTTAAAGTGCCTGAGCATTTTGTCTCTCAGGCAGTGATAATCGGAGGAAAAACTCAGGATGCTACATACGGAGAGTTTCAGAGAGAGATGGACATGTTCAATCAAGCTCTCTTTGAAGTGCTTTCTGAGGGCGATGCAAAGGGAAGAGTGTTTACCTTCCCAATTCCTACAATTAACATAACAAAAGATTTTGACTGGAATAGCCCAGTTGTAGACCTAATAATGCAGGCAACGGCAAAATACGGAATACCATATTTTGCAAACTATGTTAATTCTGATTTAAAACCAGAGGATGCTCGCTCTATGTGTTGCAGGCTCAGACTCGAAACTAAAGCGCTAAAGCATAGAGGTGGCGGACTTTTTGGTTCTAATCCTCTCACAGGAAGTATAGGGGTTGTGACCATAGATCTTCCAAGAATCGGATATTTAAGTAATTCAGAAGAGGAATTTTATCAAAGACTTCTCAGGCTTATGGAGATTGCGAAGACATCCCTTGAGATAAAACGGAAAGTACTTGAGAGATTTACAGATTCAGGACTTTACCCCTACTCCAAGCATTATCTGAGTTCTATAAAAGAAAGAGCAGGAGCTTACTGGTGTAATCACTTCTCAACAATTGGAATAATTGGAATGAACGAAGCTATAGCAAATGCTCGTTGGCTTAACTCTAAGGGAATTTGGACAGAGGAAGGGAAAGCCTTTGCTTTGAAAGTAATGGATTTTATGAGAGAGAAACTCCTTGAATATCAAAAAGAAACAGGCAATCTATACAATCTTGAGGCAACACCAGCAGAGGGAACAAGTTACAGACTTGCGAGGATTGATAAGCAAAAATATCCAGATATTATCACTCAAGGCAGCGAACATCCTTACTATACAAACTCCACATGGCTTCCTGTTGGATTTACAGAGTCAATTCATTACATATTAGACAATCAGGATGAGTTGCAGAGCAAATACACAGGAGGCACAGTTCAACATATATTCTTGGGTGAAAAGCCCGAACCCCAGAAACTAAAAAGATTCATAAGACAGGTGTTTGAAAAATATACACTTCCCTACATAAGCATAACACCAACTTTCAGTGTATGTTCTGAATGTGGCTACATTGAAGGCGAACACTCTACATGCCCCAAATGTGGTAGAGAATGCGAAATATATTCCCGTGTGGTAGGCTATCTCCGTCCTGTATCTAACTGGAATGAAGGCAAAAAAGAAGAATTCAAAGACAGAAAATATATGAAAGAGCTTTGA
- the trpE gene encoding anthranilate synthase component I — MNLNEKEFLKLSDKFNLIPLYREIIADLDTPVGAFLKLNRRPSFLLESVQGGEKWGRYSIIGIEPSVVIKAEGKKITVQKGQNRRVYKKLEPFNFLRKLFTQYKPYIDSELPRFFGGMVGFISYDTVKLFEKVPDIPKPSIDMPDIFLMIPETLLIFDNLKQSIKIVYNAFIDKDATSIYQKAQKKIDNLISDLKSHSDERFRTYLNVPEKGSKTLHGFHSNFSKEEFLSAVKKAKEYVLNGDVVQVVISQRFETETQAHPFDIYRILRIINPSPYMFYIDTGEGFLVGSSPEILVRLEDERVIVRPIAGTRPRGKTEEEDLALEKELLSDEKEIAEHIMLVDLGRNDVGRVAEIGSVNVTELMTIERYSHVMHIVSNVEGKLKKGLDMFDVFMSCFPAGTVTGAPKVRAMQIIEELEPTKRGPYAGAIGYFGFSGNMDMCIGIRMLTIKDNHVFVQAGAGIVADSIPEREYTETVNKAKAMLKTVNFLQSGGLSS, encoded by the coding sequence ATGAATTTAAATGAAAAAGAATTTCTTAAACTATCAGATAAATTTAATCTAATTCCTCTTTACAGGGAAATTATCGCAGACCTTGATACTCCTGTAGGAGCTTTTCTTAAACTTAATCGCCGCCCTTCTTTTCTTCTTGAGAGTGTTCAAGGAGGAGAGAAATGGGGTAGATACTCAATAATTGGTATTGAACCCTCTGTTGTGATTAAAGCAGAAGGTAAGAAAATAACTGTTCAAAAAGGACAAAACAGGAGGGTTTATAAAAAGTTAGAACCTTTTAATTTTTTAAGAAAACTTTTCACTCAGTATAAGCCCTATATTGACTCAGAACTTCCAAGATTCTTTGGTGGAATGGTAGGCTTTATTTCCTATGATACTGTAAAACTTTTTGAAAAAGTTCCTGATATTCCAAAACCCTCAATAGACATGCCTGACATTTTTCTAATGATTCCGGAAACACTTCTAATTTTTGATAATCTTAAACAATCAATCAAAATTGTGTATAATGCCTTCATAGATAAAGATGCAACTTCTATTTACCAAAAAGCACAGAAAAAAATTGACAACCTCATTTCTGATTTAAAAAGTCATAGTGATGAGAGATTTAGAACCTATCTAAATGTCCCAGAAAAAGGGAGCAAAACACTGCACGGATTTCATTCTAATTTCAGCAAGGAGGAATTTCTCTCTGCGGTAAAAAAGGCAAAAGAGTATGTATTAAATGGTGATGTTGTTCAGGTTGTAATATCACAGCGATTTGAAACTGAAACCCAAGCTCATCCCTTTGATATTTACAGAATTCTAAGAATTATAAATCCCTCTCCATATATGTTTTATATTGATACAGGCGAGGGTTTTCTTGTAGGCTCTTCTCCTGAAATTCTTGTTAGACTTGAAGATGAAAGGGTTATTGTAAGACCTATTGCAGGAACTCGTCCAAGAGGAAAAACAGAGGAAGAAGACCTTGCTCTTGAAAAAGAGCTACTCAGCGATGAGAAAGAAATAGCAGAACACATTATGCTTGTTGACCTTGGAAGAAATGATGTGGGTAGAGTAGCAGAGATAGGTTCGGTCAATGTTACAGAATTAATGACAATTGAAAGATATAGCCATGTAATGCACATTGTAAGCAATGTAGAGGGGAAGCTTAAGAAGGGACTTGATATGTTTGATGTTTTTATGTCCTGTTTCCCTGCAGGAACTGTAACAGGCGCACCAAAGGTAAGAGCAATGCAGATTATTGAAGAACTTGAACCAACAAAAAGAGGTCCTTATGCAGGAGCAATAGGATATTTTGGATTCAGTGGTAATATGGATATGTGCATTGGCATAAGAATGCTAACAATCAAGGACAATCATGTATTTGTTCAGGCAGGAGCAGGAATTGTTGCAGATTCTATACCTGAAAGAGAGTATACAGAAACAGTTAATAAAGCAAAGGCTATGCTTAAAACAGTAAATTTTCTCCAATCTGGAGGACTGTCCTCATGA
- a CDS encoding anthranilate synthase component II — translation MILIIDNYDSFTYNLYQYVGEMVKNVKVYRNDKITIKDIEKMSPEKIIISPGPCTPTEAGISIDVIKYFAGKIPILGVCLGHQAIGAAFGAKVIRSHEIMHGKTSLIYHDGKTIFTGLPNPFEATRYHSLIVERETLPDCLIVSAWTSNDIIMGIRHREYPVEGVQFHPESILTKTGKDLLKNFLKL, via the coding sequence ATGATTCTTATAATTGACAACTATGATTCATTCACATATAATCTCTATCAATATGTTGGAGAGATGGTTAAAAACGTTAAAGTTTATAGAAACGATAAAATTACAATTAAAGATATTGAAAAAATGTCTCCTGAAAAAATTATTATTTCTCCAGGTCCTTGCACTCCTACAGAAGCAGGAATTTCAATTGATGTAATAAAATATTTTGCAGGTAAAATACCAATTCTTGGAGTATGCCTTGGACATCAGGCAATTGGAGCAGCCTTTGGTGCAAAAGTTATTCGTTCTCATGAAATAATGCATGGCAAGACATCTCTCATTTATCACGATGGCAAAACAATTTTTACAGGGCTTCCAAACCCTTTTGAGGCAACAAGATATCATTCACTTATAGTTGAAAGGGAAACTCTACCAGACTGTCTTATTGTTAGTGCATGGACATCAAATGATATAATTATGGGTATAAGGCACAGGGAATATCCTGTTGAAGGAGTGCAGTTTCATCCTGAAAGCATTCTTACAAAAACTGGCAAAGACTTATTAAAAAACTTTTTAAAACTATGA
- the trpD gene encoding anthranilate phosphoribosyltransferase: protein MIEEAIYRLSKRENLPEELLKGSFIEIIEEKASPVQISAFLMGLSMKGETEDEILATVKLFRDYAIKIKSPQGTIDIVGTGGDHSGTFNVSTATSFVVAGAGVPVAKHGNRSASSQCGSIDVLEELGIKVDMSPQIAEKCLFECGLTVLFAPLYHPAMKRVVPVRKELKIRTIFNILGPMLNPAEVKRILIGVFSKEYMEIIARVMSKLGAEDVMVVHSEEGLDEISISGKTYIVRAKDGKIETKTITPEEAGLSRSSLDQVRGADKRENARIVLEILKGNKGPATDMVLLNAASALQVAGKANSLSEGVKIAKQAIDSGKAYNKLEQLKKLSHSI from the coding sequence ATGATAGAAGAAGCAATATACAGATTAAGCAAAAGAGAAAACCTTCCTGAGGAACTTTTAAAGGGAAGCTTTATTGAGATAATTGAAGAGAAAGCTTCTCCAGTGCAGATTTCAGCTTTTTTAATGGGATTATCAATGAAGGGAGAGACAGAGGACGAAATTCTTGCAACTGTTAAACTTTTTAGAGATTATGCAATAAAAATTAAATCTCCTCAGGGAACAATAGATATTGTTGGCACAGGAGGAGACCATTCTGGTACATTCAATGTGTCTACTGCTACAAGCTTTGTAGTAGCAGGCGCAGGTGTTCCTGTGGCAAAGCATGGCAATCGCTCTGCTTCAAGCCAATGTGGAAGCATTGATGTCCTTGAAGAATTGGGAATAAAGGTTGATATGTCTCCTCAGATAGCAGAAAAATGTCTTTTTGAATGTGGACTCACTGTGCTTTTTGCTCCACTTTATCATCCAGCAATGAAAAGAGTTGTTCCTGTTAGAAAGGAACTAAAGATAAGGACTATTTTTAATATCCTTGGTCCAATGCTTAATCCTGCAGAGGTTAAACGTATATTGATTGGTGTCTTTTCAAAGGAATACATGGAAATAATCGCCCGAGTGATGTCAAAACTCGGAGCAGAGGATGTTATGGTTGTTCATAGTGAAGAAGGACTTGATGAGATATCAATCTCTGGAAAGACGTATATTGTTAGAGCAAAAGATGGTAAGATTGAAACTAAGACCATTACTCCTGAAGAGGCTGGATTATCTCGTAGTTCCTTAGACCAAGTAAGAGGAGCGGATAAAAGGGAAAATGCAAGGATTGTATTAGAAATTCTCAAAGGAAATAAAGGACCGGCAACAGATATGGTCTTGTTAAATGCAGCTTCAGCCCTTCAGGTTGCAGGGAAAGCGAATAGTCTCTCTGAAGGTGTAAAGATAGCAAAACAGGCAATAGATAGCGGAAAAGCTTATAATAAATTAGAACAACTTAAAAAACTATCTCATTCAATTTAA
- a CDS encoding Mth938-like domain-containing protein, with protein sequence MKITHYSFGKIVVDGNEYTQDLIVFPDKIFPSWWRKEGHCLCIEDLAEVLKNNVNILVVGTGAYERMRVPASLIEELKQKGIETFVSNTEKAVDLFNQFMDEGKNVAGAFHLTC encoded by the coding sequence ATGAAAATAACTCATTATTCATTTGGAAAAATTGTAGTAGATGGTAATGAATATACACAAGACCTTATTGTTTTTCCTGATAAAATCTTTCCCTCCTGGTGGAGAAAAGAAGGACATTGTCTTTGCATAGAAGACCTTGCTGAAGTACTGAAAAATAATGTTAACATTCTTGTTGTAGGAACAGGTGCATATGAAAGAATGCGTGTTCCTGCAAGCTTAATAGAAGAACTCAAACAAAAAGGAATTGAAACTTTTGTCAGCAATACAGAAAAAGCAGTGGATTTATTTAATCAATTTATGGATGAAGGCAAAAACGTGGCAGGGGCTTTTCATTTAACCTGCTAA
- a CDS encoding formate--tetrahydrofolate ligase, which translates to MLPEPVSCPDWLIAQEAEKRMKSIFQLAEELDIKKEELIPYGSYIAKIDYRKLYSRIKNNPNGKYIIVTAITPTPFGEGKSTTTIGLTQGLGKRGKKVSCAIRQPSAGPLMNIKGSAAGGGLSQCIPRTEFSLGFTGDINAVMNAHNLAMVALTSRMLHEANYSDEILKKRGLRRLDIDPKRVQMGWVIDFCVQALRKIVIGLGGKKDGITMESRFDIATSSELMAILSLVKDLKELKKRISSIVVAYSKTGNPITTEDLEVSGAMSALMLPAFNPNLIQTIEGQPVFVHAAPFANIAIGQSSIIADMVGLKLNEYHVTECGFGADIGFEKFWNIKCRTSGLKPDVAVLVATLRALKYHGADKDSPKIIPGNPLPKEYIEKNMQWLERGMKNLFHHIKIIKKSGLSIVVCINKFQSDTHEELDFVRKFCEEMGIPVAISEHWQKGGQGALELADFVIDACKNNSNFNFLYENSLPHISRIELIAREIYGADSVEFSPLALEKLQSINSKKEFSDFAICIAKTHLSLSDNPLLRGVPEGWQLFIRDILVFYGAKLIVPVAGEISLMPGTASTPNFRTIDVDLQTGKVTGI; encoded by the coding sequence ATGCTTCCAGAACCAGTATCATGTCCTGACTGGTTAATTGCTCAAGAAGCTGAAAAACGAATGAAATCAATATTTCAGCTTGCTGAAGAGCTTGATATAAAAAAAGAAGAACTTATACCGTATGGGTCTTATATTGCTAAGATTGATTACAGAAAACTTTACAGTAGAATAAAAAACAATCCTAATGGCAAATATATTATCGTTACTGCTATTACTCCTACACCTTTTGGCGAAGGCAAATCAACAACAACAATTGGATTAACTCAGGGACTTGGGAAAAGAGGTAAAAAAGTAAGCTGTGCTATAAGGCAACCCTCAGCAGGTCCTCTTATGAATATAAAAGGCTCTGCAGCAGGGGGAGGACTTTCCCAATGCATTCCCCGAACAGAGTTTTCCTTAGGGTTTACAGGTGATATAAATGCAGTAATGAATGCCCACAATCTTGCTATGGTTGCCCTGACATCAAGAATGCTTCATGAAGCTAATTATTCAGACGAAATTCTCAAAAAACGGGGGTTAAGAAGACTTGATATTGACCCAAAAAGAGTTCAGATGGGATGGGTTATTGATTTTTGTGTTCAGGCATTAAGAAAAATAGTAATTGGTCTTGGTGGGAAAAAAGATGGCATTACTATGGAATCAAGATTTGACATAGCTACATCGTCTGAATTAATGGCAATTCTAAGCCTTGTAAAAGATTTGAAGGAATTAAAAAAAAGAATTAGCAGCATTGTTGTTGCGTATTCAAAAACTGGTAATCCCATAACTACTGAAGACCTTGAAGTAAGTGGAGCTATGTCTGCTCTTATGCTTCCAGCTTTCAATCCGAATTTGATTCAAACCATTGAAGGACAACCTGTATTTGTTCATGCCGCACCGTTTGCCAATATTGCCATAGGACAATCATCAATCATTGCAGATATGGTAGGGCTCAAGTTGAATGAGTATCACGTAACAGAGTGTGGATTTGGAGCTGATATCGGCTTTGAAAAATTTTGGAATATAAAATGCAGGACATCAGGTTTGAAACCAGATGTGGCAGTTTTGGTGGCTACATTAAGGGCATTAAAATATCATGGTGCAGATAAAGATTCACCCAAAATTATACCTGGTAATCCATTACCGAAGGAATATATTGAAAAAAATATGCAGTGGCTTGAAAGAGGAATGAAAAATCTCTTTCATCATATAAAAATAATTAAAAAATCTGGATTAAGCATTGTTGTGTGTATAAATAAATTTCAGTCTGACACCCATGAAGAGCTTGATTTTGTTAGAAAATTCTGTGAAGAAATGGGCATTCCAGTTGCAATTTCAGAACATTGGCAAAAGGGAGGGCAGGGTGCTTTAGAACTTGCAGACTTTGTAATTGATGCTTGCAAAAACAATTCAAACTTTAACTTTCTTTATGAAAATAGTTTGCCACATATTTCACGAATAGAGTTGATTGCGAGAGAAATATACGGAGCAGACTCAGTAGAGTTCTCTCCTCTTGCTTTAGAGAAACTTCAATCAATTAATTCAAAGAAAGAATTTTCAGATTTTGCTATATGCATAGCAAAAACTCATCTAAGTCTTTCTGATAATCCGCTTTTAAGAGGAGTTCCTGAGGGCTGGCAATTATTTATCAGAGATATATTAGTTTTTTACGGAGCAAAACTAATTGTTCCTGTTGCAGGAGAAATAAGCTTAATGCCGGGAACAGCTTCTACTCCAAACTTCAGAACAATAGATGTTGATTTACAAACAGGAAAGGTAACAGGAATATAG
- a CDS encoding TaqI family restriction endonuclease has translation MKEPLKDLQRFRDFLSSIPLDKYREELKNIKWVEQDLPKEILPLSSIFRYYWEERNFLNFEEWFENFWQHINNNQESKRALEDFKKYYFNRDLGENDWFKKGFKARMYRTWVSVLTQLDFCYLFEYICDKESKNLKLECNSELDRKGIDARVNEINFQIAKITQRKEARSASKKKSLITIPYAVFNLEDFERKIGSKRVKDKTGYQNSLEAFKKYFIRLNNGFVVFHENYLRTIIENISDIEKLKKVVEEISRELAGG, from the coding sequence ATGAAAGAGCCTCTTAAAGATTTACAAAGATTCAGGGATTTTTTAAGTTCTATACCCTTAGACAAATACCGCGAAGAATTAAAAAATATTAAATGGGTGGAGCAAGATCTACCAAAAGAAATACTCCCACTGAGTTCAATATTCAGATATTACTGGGAGGAAAGAAATTTTTTAAATTTTGAAGAATGGTTTGAGAATTTTTGGCAACATATTAATAATAATCAAGAAAGCAAAAGAGCACTTGAAGATTTCAAGAAATATTATTTTAACCGCGATTTAGGAGAAAATGACTGGTTTAAAAAAGGATTTAAGGCAAGAATGTACAGAACTTGGGTTTCAGTGCTTACTCAGTTGGATTTTTGCTATTTATTTGAATATATCTGTGACAAAGAGAGTAAAAATTTAAAACTTGAATGCAACTCTGAATTAGATAGAAAAGGAATTGATGCGAGAGTAAATGAAATAAATTTTCAGATAGCTAAAATCACTCAAAGAAAAGAAGCCCGTAGTGCAAGTAAAAAAAAAAGTTTAATCACAATTCCTTATGCGGTTTTTAATTTAGAGGATTTTGAAAGAAAAATTGGAAGTAAAAGAGTCAAGGATAAAACAGGTTATCAAAATTCTTTGGAAGCATTTAAAAAATATTTTATCAGGCTTAATAACGGCTTTGTTGTCTTTCATGAAAATTATCTTAGAACCATAATAGAAAATATAAGTGATATTGAGAAGTTGAAAAAAGTAGTTGAAGAAATTTCAAGGGAGTTAGCAGGGGGATAA